The Zeimonas sediminis genome window below encodes:
- a CDS encoding glycosyltransferase family 2 protein, with protein sequence MALPQGDREPASLSAAIVLYRSDPRMLEATIASLGRAARAMRGGAAASLTLVDHSPDAGGERAAQLEREAARWFGEPVRVVPDPSNPGFGAGHNRLLERLGRYHLVLNPDVEIHEEALAEALDFMDAHPECGLVSPSAFGDDGQRQFLCKRYPTVLDLLLRGFAPQFLRRAFAARLDRYEMRDLIGDGVVWDPPIASGCFMLFRGDVFRRLGGFDPRFFLYFEDFDLSLRAGRITRLAYLPSVRIVHHGGHAARKGFRHIGLFARSARAFFSKHGWRWF encoded by the coding sequence ATGGCTCTGCCGCAAGGCGACCGGGAGCCGGCGTCGCTGAGCGCCGCCATCGTCCTGTACCGGTCCGATCCGCGCATGCTCGAGGCGACCATCGCCTCCCTCGGGCGGGCCGCCCGCGCCATGCGGGGCGGGGCGGCTGCGTCGCTGACACTGGTCGACCACTCGCCGGACGCCGGCGGCGAGCGCGCCGCGCAGCTGGAACGGGAAGCCGCTCGCTGGTTCGGCGAGCCGGTCCGCGTCGTGCCCGACCCGTCGAATCCCGGCTTCGGCGCGGGCCACAATCGGCTTCTCGAGCGCCTCGGACGCTACCACCTGGTGCTGAACCCTGACGTGGAGATCCACGAGGAAGCGCTGGCCGAGGCCCTCGACTTCATGGACGCCCACCCCGAGTGCGGCCTCGTCTCCCCGTCGGCCTTCGGCGACGACGGCCAGCGCCAGTTCCTGTGCAAGCGGTATCCCACGGTGCTGGATTTGCTCCTGCGCGGCTTCGCACCGCAGTTCCTGCGCCGTGCCTTCGCGGCGAGGCTCGATCGCTACGAAATGCGCGACCTGATCGGCGACGGCGTGGTCTGGGACCCGCCCATCGCCTCCGGCTGCTTCATGCTGTTCCGGGGCGACGTCTTCCGCCGGCTCGGCGGCTTCGACCCGCGCTTCTTCCTGTACTTCGAGGACTTCGACCTGAGCCTGCGCGCGGGCCGGATCACCCGGCTGGCCTACCTTCCCTCGGTGCGCATCGTCCACCACGGCGGCCACGCGGCGAGAAAGGGGTTCCGCCACATCGGGCTCTTTGCGAGATCGGCGCGCGCGTTCTTCTCGAAGCACGGCTGGCGATGGTTCTGA
- a CDS encoding NAD-dependent epimerase/dehydratase family protein has translation MVLKRILVTGASGFVGRAVCARLIEDGRAVTAGVRSADRRTVPGATLRPTGPIEAADWQRIVAGHDAVIHLAARVHRLAEDPQAARSAYLRENRDATLALARAAADAGVARLVFVSTIKVCGEATTNLPFDADCTPAPSDAYAESKLAAEQALREIEAGSAMQVAIVRPPLVYGPGVGANFLRLLGLVERGVPLPLASVRNRRSLVYVGNLADLVVRCVDHPAAAGRTFVASDGEDLSTPALISRIAFALGVEPRLWRCPPALLRAAAALLGRRAAADRLLGSLQVDPSAATTLLGWRPPFSSVEGLAATADWYRRRPSAGGTEDR, from the coding sequence ATGGTTCTGAAGCGCATCCTCGTCACCGGCGCCAGCGGCTTCGTCGGAAGGGCCGTCTGCGCCCGCCTGATCGAGGACGGCCGCGCGGTCACCGCCGGGGTGCGCAGCGCCGACCGCCGGACGGTGCCGGGCGCCACCCTGCGTCCGACAGGCCCGATCGAGGCGGCCGACTGGCAGCGGATCGTCGCCGGCCACGACGCGGTGATCCACCTTGCCGCGCGCGTGCATCGCCTAGCGGAGGACCCGCAGGCTGCCCGCTCGGCCTATCTGCGCGAGAATCGCGACGCGACGCTCGCGCTGGCCCGCGCCGCCGCCGATGCCGGCGTCGCCCGGCTGGTCTTCGTCAGCACGATCAAGGTCTGCGGCGAAGCCACGACGAACCTGCCGTTCGATGCCGACTGCACCCCGGCGCCCTCGGACGCCTACGCCGAGTCGAAACTGGCCGCGGAGCAGGCGCTGCGGGAGATCGAGGCCGGGTCGGCGATGCAGGTCGCGATCGTGCGTCCGCCCCTCGTCTACGGGCCCGGGGTCGGCGCGAACTTCCTGCGACTGCTCGGGCTGGTCGAGCGCGGCGTTCCGCTGCCGCTCGCATCGGTGCGGAACCGGCGCAGCCTCGTCTACGTGGGCAACCTCGCGGACCTCGTCGTCCGCTGCGTCGACCATCCCGCGGCCGCGGGCCGCACTTTCGTGGCGAGCGACGGCGAGGATCTCTCGACGCCGGCCCTGATCTCGCGGATCGCCTTCGCGCTGGGCGTCGAACCCAGGCTGTGGCGCTGCCCCCCCGCCCTGCTGCGGGCCGCTGCGGCGCTGCTCGGCCGGCGGGCCGCTGCGGACCGGCTGCTCGGGTCGCTGCAGGTCGACCCGAGCGCGGCCACGACGCTGCTCGGCTGGCGCCCGCCGTTCTCGTCGGTCGAGGGGCTGGCCGCCACTGCCGACTGGTACCGACGCCGGCCGAGCGCCGGGGGCACCGAGGACCGATGA
- a CDS encoding MraY family glycosyltransferase → MPEGQIALIATVALAGLVGLLGTWAMRGYALRRELLDRPNERSSHTVPTPRGGGIAIVAGFALAATGWTLASGDARAGELWLALVPPALLVACVGFVDDHRPLSARLRLLAHFVAAAWAVGMLGGLPAIPLPAGPLYLGAAGTALAIVGTVWCLNLYNFMDGIDGIAASEAVFVALAAAMLGGPGSAAFVPLLALAAASAGFLVFNWPPARIFMGDVGSGFLGLALAGLLLAQQAAGDLPIGAAIVLLGVFLSDATATLLVRLLRGDRIHEAHRSHAYQRAARRFGGHRPVTVAVIAIDLLWLLPLAWLAARFPGWSLPVAAAALGPLSALALALGAGRPDAGSDKA, encoded by the coding sequence ATGCCTGAAGGGCAGATCGCGCTCATCGCGACGGTGGCGCTCGCGGGGCTGGTCGGCCTGCTCGGAACCTGGGCGATGCGCGGATACGCCTTGCGCCGCGAGCTGCTCGACCGTCCGAACGAGCGCAGCTCGCACACCGTTCCCACGCCGCGCGGCGGCGGCATCGCGATCGTCGCCGGCTTCGCCCTGGCCGCAACGGGCTGGACGCTGGCGAGCGGAGACGCCCGGGCCGGCGAGCTCTGGCTCGCGCTGGTGCCGCCCGCGCTGCTGGTCGCCTGCGTGGGCTTCGTCGACGATCACCGCCCCCTTTCGGCCCGGCTCCGGCTGCTGGCCCACTTCGTTGCGGCGGCCTGGGCGGTGGGCATGCTGGGCGGCCTGCCCGCGATACCCCTGCCCGCAGGCCCCCTTTACCTGGGCGCCGCGGGCACGGCGCTGGCGATCGTCGGCACGGTCTGGTGCCTGAACCTCTACAACTTCATGGACGGCATCGACGGCATCGCCGCCTCGGAGGCGGTGTTCGTGGCGCTCGCCGCCGCGATGCTCGGCGGCCCCGGCTCGGCCGCCTTCGTGCCGCTGCTGGCGCTGGCCGCCGCGAGCGCCGGCTTCCTCGTCTTCAACTGGCCGCCGGCCAGGATCTTCATGGGCGACGTCGGCAGCGGCTTCCTGGGCCTGGCGCTCGCCGGCCTGCTGCTGGCCCAGCAGGCGGCCGGCGACCTGCCGATCGGCGCCGCGATCGTCCTGCTGGGGGTCTTCCTGTCCGACGCTACCGCCACCCTGCTGGTGCGACTGCTGCGGGGGGATCGGATACACGAGGCCCATCGCAGCCACGCCTACCAGCGTGCGGCTCGCCGCTTCGGCGGCCACCGCCCGGTCACGGTCGCCGTGATCGCCATCGACCTGCTGTGGCTGCTTCCGCTCGCGTGGCTCGCCGCCCGCTTCCCGGGGTGGTCGCTGCCGGTCGCCGCGGCGGCGCTGGGCCCCTTGTCGGCGCTCGCGCTGGCGCTCGGCGCCGGCCGCCCCGACGCCGGGTCGGACAAGGCGTAA
- a CDS encoding polysaccharide biosynthesis protein, with the protein MSIQDRFLVDLRKAIAIAYDTIATGLAWVTSFLLGYGFAVLPDAWRVLWTTLPVVLAVHVGAFVAFRLYRGIWRYASFHDFRQIAGAVIISSLVVTSVLFMWSRAELTPRSALVLNPLLLLFFMIGGRIFYRWWKEHRPYERIRHLGKPVLILGAGDAGYKLVMQLSRSEAWSVVGLLDDDGRKIGREVYGSPVLGRWNQIGAIATSTGAQHAILAARGTDHTTRRRAFDLCEKAGVRLLVLPDIDELIGGQVRVSSIREFQVEDLLRRDPVQLDVTGLTQMLANSTVLVTGAGGTIGSELCRQIARFAPRQIVLLDSSEYALYTISEEMADRFPGVSLIPFIGDVKDAVRLEEIFARCAPDVVFHAAAYKHVPLMENSNAWQTVQNNALGTVRLMQAIARHPVRRVIFISTDKAINPTSVMGASKRLAELLLLQWNRRVPTQTVAVRFGNVLGSTGSVVPKFKEQIARGGPVTVTDPEIRRYFMSVPEATQLVLQAAMMGNGGEVFVLDMGEPVKIVDLARDLIRLSGFTEEQIPIAFTGLRPGEKLYEELLADSETTLPTRHPKLRISSANSAPGEAWEREVMDWLESTQPRSDGEVRAALARFIPEYMPYGGEAPRPTAAPNVIPFGKEVRKA; encoded by the coding sequence GTGTCGATCCAAGACCGCTTCCTCGTCGACCTCCGGAAGGCGATCGCCATCGCCTACGACACGATCGCCACCGGACTCGCGTGGGTCACCAGCTTCCTGCTCGGCTACGGCTTCGCGGTGCTGCCCGATGCCTGGCGCGTGCTGTGGACCACCCTGCCGGTGGTGCTCGCCGTGCACGTCGGGGCGTTCGTCGCCTTCCGGCTCTATCGCGGCATCTGGCGCTATGCGAGCTTCCACGACTTCCGCCAGATCGCCGGCGCGGTCATCATCTCCTCGCTCGTCGTGACCTCGGTCCTGTTCATGTGGAGCCGCGCCGAGCTCACGCCGCGCTCCGCGCTGGTGCTGAACCCGCTGCTGCTGCTCTTCTTCATGATCGGCGGGCGGATCTTCTACCGCTGGTGGAAGGAGCATCGCCCTTACGAGCGCATCCGCCACCTCGGCAAGCCGGTGCTGATCCTCGGGGCAGGCGACGCGGGCTACAAGCTGGTGATGCAGCTGTCTCGCAGCGAAGCGTGGTCGGTCGTGGGGCTGCTCGACGACGACGGCCGGAAGATCGGCCGGGAGGTCTACGGCTCCCCGGTGCTCGGCCGCTGGAACCAGATCGGCGCGATCGCCACCTCCACCGGCGCGCAGCACGCGATCCTCGCCGCGCGCGGCACCGACCACACGACCCGGCGGCGTGCCTTCGATCTCTGCGAGAAGGCCGGCGTTCGCCTTCTCGTGCTGCCCGACATCGACGAGCTGATCGGCGGGCAGGTCAGGGTGTCGTCGATCCGGGAGTTCCAGGTGGAGGACCTGCTGCGGCGCGATCCGGTGCAGCTCGACGTCACCGGGCTCACCCAGATGCTCGCCAACAGCACGGTGCTGGTGACCGGAGCGGGCGGCACGATCGGCTCCGAGCTGTGCCGGCAGATCGCGCGATTCGCGCCCCGGCAGATCGTGCTCCTCGACAGCAGCGAGTACGCGCTGTACACGATCTCGGAGGAGATGGCCGACCGCTTTCCCGGCGTCTCGCTGATTCCCTTCATCGGCGACGTCAAGGACGCCGTCAGGCTCGAGGAGATCTTCGCGCGCTGCGCGCCGGACGTCGTCTTCCACGCCGCGGCCTACAAGCACGTGCCGCTGATGGAGAATTCCAACGCCTGGCAGACGGTGCAGAACAACGCGCTGGGCACGGTCCGGCTGATGCAGGCGATCGCGCGGCATCCGGTTCGCCGGGTGATCTTCATCTCGACCGACAAGGCGATCAACCCGACCAGCGTGATGGGCGCCTCGAAGCGGCTGGCCGAACTGCTGCTGCTGCAGTGGAACCGGCGAGTGCCGACCCAGACGGTCGCCGTGCGATTCGGGAACGTCCTCGGCTCGACCGGCAGCGTCGTGCCGAAGTTCAAGGAGCAGATCGCGCGAGGCGGCCCGGTCACGGTCACCGACCCCGAGATCCGGCGCTACTTCATGTCGGTGCCGGAAGCCACCCAGCTGGTCCTGCAGGCCGCGATGATGGGCAACGGCGGCGAGGTGTTCGTGCTCGACATGGGCGAGCCGGTCAAGATCGTCGATCTGGCCCGCGACCTGATCCGTCTGTCCGGCTTCACGGAAGAGCAGATTCCCATTGCCTTCACCGGCCTGCGGCCGGGCGAGAAGCTCTACGAGGAACTGCTCGCCGATTCCGAGACCACGCTGCCGACGCGGCACCCGAAGCTGCGGATCTCGTCTGCGAACTCCGCGCCGGGCGAGGCCTGGGAGCGCGAGGTGATGGACTGGCTCGAGAGCACCCAGCCGCGCAGCGACGGCGAGGTGCGCGCGGCCCTGGCCCGCTTCATTCCCGAGTACATGCCCTACGGCGGCGAGGCGCCCCGCCCCACGGCGGCCCCGAACGTCATCCCGTTCGGCAAGGAAGTCCGCAAGGCCTGA
- a CDS encoding symmetrical bis(5'-nucleosyl)-tetraphosphatase: MLTATSRPAPPETWAIGDVQGCLDSLLELEARLPRTARVWLTGDIVNRGPRSLDSLRWAMAQGERLVTVLGNHDLHLLAVAAGIRKAHRTDTLADILAAPDRDALIDWVRSRPLAHFESGWLMVHAGVLPQWSVARTLELAEEVRAVLAGPRWMDFLREMYGNQPARWSDSLTGHDRLRVIVNALTRLRFCTADGEMEFATKEGVGGAPEGHYPWFEVPGRATAGAPIVFGHWSALGLIDRPDLLAIDTGCLWGRKLTAVRLSDRAVMQVQCPQGLAPW; the protein is encoded by the coding sequence ATGCTCACTGCGACCTCTCGCCCCGCCCCCCCCGAGACCTGGGCCATCGGCGACGTCCAGGGCTGCCTCGACAGCCTGCTCGAACTCGAGGCCCGGCTCCCCCGCACCGCCCGCGTCTGGCTCACCGGCGACATCGTCAACCGCGGCCCCCGCTCGCTCGACAGCCTTCGCTGGGCGATGGCCCAGGGCGAGCGCCTGGTCACCGTGCTCGGCAACCACGACCTTCACCTGCTGGCGGTGGCCGCCGGCATCCGCAAGGCCCACCGCACCGACACGCTGGCCGACATCCTGGCCGCGCCAGACCGCGACGCGCTGATCGACTGGGTCCGCTCGCGGCCGCTGGCCCACTTCGAAAGCGGGTGGCTGATGGTCCATGCAGGCGTGCTGCCGCAGTGGTCGGTGGCGCGTACGCTGGAGCTGGCCGAGGAGGTGCGCGCGGTGCTGGCCGGCCCGCGCTGGATGGACTTCCTGCGCGAGATGTACGGCAACCAGCCGGCCCGCTGGAGCGATTCGCTGACCGGCCACGACCGTCTGCGGGTCATCGTCAACGCGCTGACCCGGCTGCGCTTCTGCACGGCCGACGGCGAGATGGAGTTCGCCACCAAGGAGGGCGTCGGCGGCGCGCCCGAAGGCCACTACCCGTGGTTCGAGGTGCCGGGCCGCGCCACCGCCGGCGCGCCGATCGTGTTCGGCCACTGGTCGGCGCTGGGGCTGATCGACCGGCCCGACCTGCTGGCGATCGACACCGGCTGCCTGTGGGGCCGGAAGCTGACCGCGGTGCGGCTGTCGGATCGGGCCGTGATGCAGGTGCAGTGCCCGCAGGGGCTCGCGCCCTGGTGA
- a CDS encoding lysophospholipid acyltransferase family protein, translating to MNRIARTLRIAFRAPLAIALLIAGLAIVILVFPRIGYPKRDRIVARWSALLLRVCGVRLSERPAPGAAPLGQLRGGALLLANHINWIDVFLVLSVSPSHFVAKMEVSRWPVVGALVAGVGTLFVERGRRRAVHQLNDRIENMLRAERRVAVFPEGTTSDGQRLLQFHGNLVEPALQVGVPVVPVGVRYTGLRGEPTDAMNFVGEMTLGESVSRLLGAPGVLAELHPLPPVTGHTRQEVVARARQAMAERLGLPLDDEMSETLRKARGGG from the coding sequence ATGAATCGCATTGCGCGGACGCTCCGGATAGCGTTCCGGGCGCCGCTCGCGATCGCGTTGCTGATCGCCGGGCTGGCGATCGTCATCCTGGTGTTTCCGCGAATCGGCTACCCGAAGCGCGACCGGATCGTCGCGCGCTGGTCGGCACTGCTGTTGCGCGTGTGCGGCGTGCGGCTCTCCGAGCGGCCGGCGCCCGGGGCGGCGCCGCTCGGCCAGCTGCGCGGCGGCGCGCTGCTGCTGGCCAACCACATCAACTGGATCGACGTCTTCCTGGTGCTGTCGGTCTCCCCGTCGCACTTCGTCGCGAAGATGGAGGTGTCGCGCTGGCCGGTCGTCGGCGCGCTGGTGGCCGGCGTGGGCACGCTGTTCGTCGAGCGGGGGCGGCGCCGCGCGGTGCACCAGCTGAACGACCGGATCGAGAACATGCTGCGCGCCGAGCGGCGGGTGGCAGTGTTCCCCGAAGGCACCACCAGCGACGGGCAGCGCCTGCTGCAGTTCCACGGCAACCTGGTCGAGCCGGCGCTGCAGGTCGGCGTGCCGGTCGTGCCGGTGGGCGTGCGCTACACCGGGCTGCGCGGCGAGCCCACCGATGCGATGAATTTCGTCGGCGAGATGACCCTCGGCGAGTCGGTGTCGCGGCTTCTCGGGGCGCCAGGGGTGCTGGCCGAGCTGCATCCGTTGCCGCCGGTGACCGGCCACACGCGGCAGGAAGTCGTGGCGCGCGCGCGGCAGGCGATGGCCGAGCGGCTGGGCTTGCCGCTGGACGACGAGATGTCGGAAACGCTGAGGAAGGCGCGGGGGGGCGGCTGA
- a CDS encoding dihydroorotase, producing MKVSILNGRLVDPASGLDLAAGAASALHVADGRVVAIGDAPAGFAPDRTIDAAGCVVAPGLLDLAARLREPGYEYKATLESEMQAAIAGGITGLACPPDTDPTLDEPGLVEMLKYRARGIEGTRLFPVGSLTTGLKGEVITEMAELAEAGCVGFSQAMAPITDTQVLMRAMQYARTYGFTVWLHPQDPYLARGGVAHAGPYASRLGLPGVPVIAETVALNTIFDLVRVTGCRVHLCRLSSAAGLELVRRARAEGLPVSCDVAAHHIHLIDLDIGFFDANCRVDPPFRSQRDRDAIRAALADGTIDAICSDHTPVDDDAKQLPFGEAEPGVTGLELLLPLTLKWANEAGVPLATALAKISSGPAAVLGVPEATGRLEVGGPADLCVFDPREAWTVSRATLLSQGAHTPYVGRELEGRVRMTLVGGRVAWERTAGARSA from the coding sequence ATGAAAGTCTCGATCCTCAACGGCAGGCTGGTCGATCCGGCCAGCGGCCTCGACCTGGCGGCGGGTGCCGCCTCGGCGCTGCACGTTGCCGACGGCCGCGTCGTCGCGATCGGCGATGCGCCTGCAGGCTTCGCCCCCGACCGCACGATCGACGCCGCCGGCTGCGTCGTGGCGCCCGGCCTGCTCGACCTGGCCGCGCGGCTTCGCGAGCCGGGCTACGAGTACAAGGCCACGCTGGAGTCCGAGATGCAGGCCGCGATCGCCGGCGGCATCACCGGCCTTGCGTGTCCGCCCGACACCGATCCCACGCTCGACGAGCCGGGCCTGGTCGAGATGCTCAAGTATCGTGCCCGCGGCATCGAGGGCACCCGGCTGTTCCCGGTCGGCTCGCTGACCACGGGGCTGAAGGGCGAGGTGATCACCGAGATGGCCGAGCTCGCCGAGGCCGGCTGCGTCGGCTTTTCGCAGGCGATGGCACCGATCACCGACACCCAGGTGCTGATGCGGGCGATGCAGTACGCGCGCACCTATGGTTTCACCGTTTGGCTGCATCCGCAGGACCCTTACCTTGCGCGCGGCGGCGTGGCCCACGCCGGCCCCTACGCGAGCCGTCTGGGCCTGCCCGGCGTGCCGGTGATCGCCGAGACCGTGGCGCTGAACACGATCTTCGACCTGGTGCGCGTCACCGGCTGCCGGGTGCACCTGTGCCGGCTGTCCTCGGCGGCCGGCCTGGAACTGGTGCGCCGCGCCCGGGCCGAGGGCCTGCCGGTCAGCTGCGACGTCGCCGCCCACCACATTCACCTGATCGACCTGGACATCGGCTTCTTCGACGCCAATTGCCGGGTCGACCCGCCGTTCCGCTCGCAGCGCGACCGCGACGCGATCCGCGCGGCGCTTGCCGACGGCACGATCGACGCGATCTGCTCCGACCACACGCCGGTCGACGACGACGCCAAGCAGTTGCCCTTCGGCGAGGCCGAGCCGGGCGTGACCGGCCTGGAGCTGCTGCTGCCGCTCACGCTGAAGTGGGCGAACGAGGCCGGCGTGCCGCTCGCCACCGCGCTGGCCAAGATCAGCAGCGGGCCTGCGGCGGTGCTCGGCGTGCCGGAGGCGACCGGCCGGCTCGAGGTCGGAGGGCCTGCCGACCTGTGCGTCTTCGACCCGCGCGAGGCCTGGACCGTGTCGCGGGCCACGCTGCTCAGCCAGGGGGCGCACACGCCGTACGTGGGCCGCGAGCTGGAAGGGCGGGTGCGGATGACGCTGGTCGGCGGGCGGGTCGCCTGGGAACGAACGGCCGGCGCTCGCTCGGCCTGA